The following nucleotide sequence is from Campylobacter coli 76339.
CAAAAAGGACTTGAACTGCTTCTTGAAAAAGAATTTACTCCAAATACCGAAAATAATGCTTTTTTAGCAAGTATAGGAGAGGAAAAAATCACTTCTATAGTCAATTTGCAAAAAATTGTTGCAAGATCGAGTTTTGATATAGAAAAGCTAAAAAAATTAAATGTGATTTTTGAAAATATGGATGAATATTCCTTGAGAGAAATTTTAAACGAGGCTAAATATTATCACTACATTGCTATGCAAAAATCGCAAGTTGAAAAAATGAAAAATTTAATCGATATGAAAATTCCAAGTGATTTTGATTTTGCAAGTGTGAGTGGATTAAGCAATGAGGTTGTAGAAAAACTTCAAAAACATAAGCCTTTAACACTTTTTACAGCAAGCGAGATCAGCGGGATTACTCCTGCAGCTTTGGATATCTTACAAATTTATATAAAAATGCAAAAGAAAAAAGCTTAATGCTTGCTAGTGTAATTTTTCTAATTACTCTCATTTTGCTTTTTTGGCGTCCGTGGAATTTACCTCTGTGGCTGATTGCTATTTTTGGGGCTTTATTTGTATTTATTTTTAAGTTGGTTGATTTAAAAGATGCTTCTTTTGTCTTTGATCTTGTTTGGGATAGCTCTTTAACACTTGTGGGTTTGATTATCCTTTCTTTTAGTTTGGAGGTTTTGGGATTTTTTAATTTTGTTGCTGTGAGAATTTTGCGCCTTTCAAAAGTTAAAAATTTCCATACAATCCATACCAAAAAATTAATGCTTTTTATGCTTGTTTTTGTTTTTTGTCTTTCAGCTTTATTTGGAAATGATGGGGCTATTTTGATTATTACTCCCATTGTGCTTGCGCTTTTTTCAACTCTTAAAAACTATAAAGAAAGTACTATCTTAAGTGCATTTTTGCTGAGTGTTTCTTTTTTGTGTGATGCAAGTTCAAATGCTTTAATTATCTCAAATTTGACAAATATCATTACGGCTAATTATTTTGATCTTGATTTTTTAGAATTTGCTAAAACCATGTTTTTACCTAATTTATTTGTGTTATTTTCTACTATTATAATGGTATTTATGATTTTTGCAAAAGTATTGCCTAAAGAACTTGAAATCAATATCCTAGCAAATGATTGTATTTCGGTAAAACTTTTTATTTTTTGCATTATTTATTTAGTATTTTTCGTATTAAGTTTTTTTATAGGAGAATTTTATAACTTAAATGTCAGTTTTTTTGCCATAGGGGGTGCTTTACTCTTTTGGTTTTTTGTTTGTTTTTTAAAGAAAAAAGAGGCATTAAAAATTATTAAAAATGTACCTTGGGGTATCTTTGCTTTTAGTTTTGGACTTTA
It contains:
- a CDS encoding Arsenic efflux pump protein — its product is MLASVIFLITLILLFWRPWNLPLWLIAIFGALFVFIFKLVDLKDASFVFDLVWDSSLTLVGLIILSFSLEVLGFFNFVAVRILRLSKVKNFHTIHTKKLMLFMLVFVFCLSALFGNDGAILIITPIVLALFSTLKNYKESTILSAFLLSVSFLCDASSNALIISNLTNIITANYFDLDFLEFAKTMFLPNLFVLFSTIIMVFMIFAKVLPKELEINILANDCISVKLFIFCIIYLVFFVLSFFIGEFYNLNVSFFAIGGALLFWFFVCFLKKKEALKIIKNVPWGIFAFSFGLYMVVFALHKVGISNVLISVYDILAQNKIAAIFGTGFISAFLSSIFNNLPMALIGDLALKNFPQSMVYAHLLGVNIGPKLTPIGSLATLLWLGILAKKGIEISFWKYCKFGFLITLPVLACSLFGLILQY